A DNA window from Enterobacter cloacae subsp. cloacae ATCC 13047 contains the following coding sequences:
- a CDS encoding phage tail fiber protein has translation MSNTITSADSIFALTVTNLFPSAQTLEGYAADAMFALGDTEMAVSVRGADGKLSGGFVFGEYLQTITIMPDSPSRELFETWQLTSLTSKAVFRCNATIILPAISRKFTLTNGILQRVKAIPDAQRVLQAMTFQINWESVVGEAYNA, from the coding sequence ATGTCCAACACTATTACAAGCGCTGATTCAATCTTTGCCCTCACTGTTACGAACCTGTTCCCCAGCGCTCAAACGCTTGAGGGATACGCAGCGGACGCGATGTTTGCTCTGGGTGATACAGAAATGGCGGTTTCCGTCCGTGGCGCTGACGGAAAACTCTCTGGCGGTTTCGTATTCGGTGAGTATCTACAGACGATCACAATCATGCCTGATAGCCCATCTCGTGAACTGTTCGAGACCTGGCAACTGACGTCACTGACCTCGAAAGCAGTATTCCGCTGCAACGCAACAATCATTCTCCCGGCGATTAGTCGCAAGTTCACGCTGACCAACGGCATCCTGCAGCGCGTAAAAGCCATCCCTGATGCGCAGCGAGTACTGCAGGCAATGACCTTCCAGATTAACTGGGAAT
- a CDS encoding DUF3383 domain-containing protein, translated as MAIPLRKDIQINPGVLPAGGSALDLNGLILTDSAYAPVGSVITFTNKEDVASYFGSASAEFSMAEVYFQGYDNSTKTPGALLFARFNPEAAAAWLRSGSMAAVTLDQLKLLSGVLTLTVDGTAHTSASIDLSTATSFAMAADLIETGIGSSVTVEYDTTQKRFIITSATDGAASTITYATGTLSAGLKLTAATGAQLSQGADAAVVTTAMQSVLDSSQNWAIFTTSFTPTEQEALDFSAWVNGQNYRFGYVPFTLEESALVSGSTDTLAYKIISTYDYSNVVPVFGDQTHAASVIGYAASLDFDRQEGRVPFKFRSLGGLLPEVTTSANYDALIANGYNFYGAYTANNYDTRYWADGTITGDFKWFDSFCFQIWLNANLMQDAIELFQSNRSIPYNARGKAIIEASFSDTLNQGITFGGIRTGVTLSSSQISEIQNAVGADIYPSLIAKGYYLYIADATPTQRQERTSPSMTLWYCDGGCVQKITLASIEVQ; from the coding sequence ATGGCAATCCCATTACGCAAAGATATTCAAATCAATCCTGGAGTGCTGCCAGCGGGCGGTTCAGCGCTTGATCTGAATGGCCTTATCCTTACCGACAGCGCTTATGCTCCGGTGGGGAGTGTTATCACGTTCACGAACAAAGAAGACGTAGCATCCTATTTCGGCAGTGCATCGGCTGAATTCAGCATGGCTGAAGTGTATTTTCAGGGATACGACAATTCCACCAAGACACCGGGCGCATTGCTGTTTGCACGGTTTAACCCGGAAGCAGCGGCAGCATGGTTGCGCTCAGGCTCTATGGCGGCCGTAACGTTAGACCAGCTCAAATTGCTGAGTGGTGTACTGACACTGACCGTTGACGGCACCGCGCATACCTCAGCCAGTATCGACCTGAGCACAGCAACAAGCTTTGCTATGGCTGCTGACCTGATTGAAACAGGTATCGGCTCCAGCGTAACAGTGGAGTACGACACAACGCAGAAGCGCTTCATCATCACCAGCGCGACAGACGGCGCAGCGAGCACCATCACATACGCAACCGGTACTTTGTCTGCTGGCCTGAAACTGACAGCCGCCACTGGCGCTCAATTGTCTCAGGGCGCAGATGCAGCAGTAGTCACTACGGCCATGCAGTCAGTGCTTGATAGCTCTCAAAACTGGGCAATCTTCACTACATCATTCACGCCGACCGAACAAGAGGCGCTGGACTTCTCCGCATGGGTTAACGGCCAAAATTACCGGTTCGGCTACGTGCCATTCACGCTGGAGGAATCCGCGCTGGTATCTGGCTCAACCGACACGCTGGCGTACAAAATCATCAGCACTTACGACTATTCAAACGTCGTACCGGTGTTCGGTGACCAGACTCACGCAGCGAGTGTGATTGGATATGCAGCATCTCTTGACTTCGACCGTCAGGAAGGCCGCGTGCCATTCAAATTCCGCTCACTCGGTGGCCTGCTACCGGAAGTTACCACATCAGCAAATTATGATGCGCTGATTGCCAACGGATACAACTTCTACGGCGCGTACACGGCGAATAACTACGATACCCGTTACTGGGCTGATGGCACCATCACTGGTGACTTTAAATGGTTTGACTCCTTCTGCTTCCAGATTTGGCTGAATGCCAACCTGATGCAGGATGCTATCGAGCTGTTCCAGTCCAACCGCAGCATTCCGTACAACGCACGCGGCAAGGCAATCATCGAGGCGTCCTTCTCCGATACGCTGAATCAGGGCATCACCTTTGGTGGCATCCGTACTGGCGTAACACTGTCCAGTTCTCAGATTTCCGAGATTCAGAACGCAGTAGGCGCTGACATCTATCCATCGCTGATTGCTAAGGGTTACTACCTGTATATCGCAGACGCCACTCCTACTCAGCGTCAGGAGCGCACAAGCCCTAGCATGACCCTGTGGTACTGCGACGGCGGTTGCGTGCAGAAAATCACTCTCGCAAGCATTGAGGTGCAATAA
- a CDS encoding LIC_12616 family protein: MTATVDITELDLRIALQAFLMDITGLTIDNVLVGQQNLTPMPLHDFIIMTPLKQIGLSTNRVKYDDNGVYGEGKQLNQRSTQWPCQIDCYGENAADNAAIIGTLIRSDFACEWFRQNGNVITPLYCSDPHQTTMINGEQQYEGRWTMEFIGQFNPSVTTRQDFMDSITVGVIAADLKYPPESA, encoded by the coding sequence ATGACAGCCACAGTAGACATCACCGAGCTTGACCTGCGTATTGCTCTGCAGGCGTTTCTGATGGATATCACGGGGCTCACCATAGATAACGTGCTGGTAGGTCAGCAGAACCTCACGCCAATGCCGCTTCATGACTTCATCATCATGACGCCGCTGAAGCAGATAGGACTGTCTACCAACCGCGTCAAATACGACGACAACGGCGTGTATGGCGAAGGTAAACAGCTAAACCAGCGCAGCACGCAATGGCCTTGTCAGATTGACTGTTACGGTGAGAACGCGGCCGATAACGCTGCAATCATCGGAACGCTAATCCGCTCAGACTTTGCCTGTGAGTGGTTCAGGCAGAACGGTAATGTCATCACCCCTCTTTACTGCTCAGACCCTCATCAGACAACGATGATAAACGGCGAGCAACAATACGAAGGCCGCTGGACGATGGAATTCATCGGGCAATTCAACCCGTCTGTTACCACACGCCAGGACTTCATGGACAGCATTACAGTCGGCGTTATTGCCGCAGATTTAAAATACCCACCGGAGAGTGCATAA